Genomic segment of Notolabrus celidotus isolate fNotCel1 chromosome 1, fNotCel1.pri, whole genome shotgun sequence:
AGAAGTCAAATCAAAAATGAAGGAATTCAATGCACTGTTGGAGACGTTCAAGAAACTCAATCACTCGTCCTGCAACACTTAAATAAGGAGGAGCAAAGTGCCGATCGGGATCACTGGTTTCAACCCAAGTGAGAAAGGTTTGAAGAATTCACACAAAAATTCATATGTGGTGCAATGATTAACAAACGAATGGAAAAGGCTCCAACAGAGCCGGGCAGGATATCTTGTCTCGACAGCACTTGAAATGTTTCGAAATCAACTTTTCAGTGCGCACTCTAGCGCATCATGATCATTGTCCGTGCGCCTCAACTTTGGAAGCAGCTTTGGGCAAAGACAGGCCTTGGCACTAGAGGGCACAGCTCATGGCTGAGAAGGAGTTTAAGATTCAAACAGCTTTAGCATGACAAATGCAAAACTAAAGGTGTATGAAGAACATTACATTTCTGAATGTGATGATGGAATGAATGAATATTATACACACAAAAAGGTGTCAACCTCCTGAAAAGAATCAAGTCCTATTAATGTGATTCACACTCAGCCCCCTGTACCATCATTAGGAGCCAGACCAAAGGTACACAGGCCATGAGTCTGAGGGTCATAATACAGTTCCCAAACAATCAGCAGATCAAGAAAGTTAGCTCTATAATGTCAAGAAATGTCAAACTAACATCACTGAGATGCTTGTCAAACATCAGCAGTCAGCTTGTTTGTCACAAGGTGATGTGTTTTAGATCCTTCATGAAGGCCTTTCAACATGTTGTGGACTCCAAAACTGACAATAATGCAGACAAGCTTTTCTTTTTGGAGCCATTCATAAGAGGGGAGCCACATGATCTGATTAAAAGTTGCCAACATATGCCCTTTGGTCCTCGCAATAGAGAGCCAGTGTGCCTACTGTAGGACCACTATGGAAACCCTGTTAAAATTGTAACAGCTTTAATGGATAAGCTATTTAAGTGGCTGCAAATTAAATCAGAGAATGTAGTTTATTATTGTAAACTGCAGCAACAcgtgcatggtggtgcagtgggtagcgctgttgcctcacagctagaaggttcctggtttgaatccccgtgtggagtttgcatgttctccccgtgcatgcatgggttctcttcgggtactccagcttcctcccacagccaaaaaacatgcttaccaggtctctctgtgtttgccctgtgataggttggcgacctgtccagggtgtaccctgcctgccgttgggataggctccagccccccctgacccctaacgggatatgtggtcaagataatggatggatggatggactgcaGCAACACTTTGGAGGATGTGGATTATATGGATGAGTTAAACAATCCAGCTAACATGAGGGTTGTTGTCTCAAAAGTGTCATACAAAATGAGAGAAAAGTGGAGAGCTTTGGCCTTTGTTaagggaagaaaacaaacacaagtaagATTTGTGGATCTTATACATTACATGCAAAGAGGAGAGAATGATGAATGACCCCCTCTTTGGAGACCTGCAGGGAGCTGCAAGTGAAGGAAGGGATAGAAGAATGCCTATTATGATGAAGATGACAAAGAAAGTTCAActaatgtgtctttgtgtgatgaagagaaaaatgaaacTGTAAAGAATGAAGCCAGTGCAACAGCACTGTCTTCACTAGACCATGTCTTTATTGCAGAAAGACCCATATCATGGCAGAGTGTTACCAAATGACAGAGAAACCCCACAAAGAAAAATTGGAGATTTTAAGAAAGAATGGCATATGTTTTGAGTATTTACTAAAAGGACGTCTAAGCAAAGACAAAGGAGATTGACCTGCCAAGTGTTTTCCCAGAAACATCCTAGCTTGTTGCAcatgtataaaaatgaaaatgtttccaaacaaacaaacacaagttgtcTAACAGAAAACACTGTGTGTCATCAGAAAGTTTTAAGTGTGCTTATAAGCCACAGTCATGTAACAGCTCCCCCTACTGGGGCTGGGGACAACTGCATCCTGTCTATTCTTCCAGTTTGTGTCAaatcaagaagaggaaaaaaaatggtGGAAAGTTATGCATTTATGGATCCTGGGAGCTCAGGAACATTTTGTACTGATGCACTGGCAAAGCAGCTTAACCTTCATGGCAAGGGAACAGATTGTTTTAAGCACTATGAATGCAACCAAACAAGTAAAAGGCTGTTGTGTAAGAAACCTGGAAGTCAGtggaaaaaattataataaaaatgtcaCACTTCAAAAGATTTTCACTTAAATGAGCCTTCCAGTTGGAAGGAAAAATAGCACCCTCCAGAAAGGTATTGATAAAAGGTcatatcttaaaaaatgaagctgCCACACATTAGTGCTGATGTGGGGTTGGTTATGATGTTCCTGAAGTTTTTGAGCCTTGGAGAGTAATTCACAGCAAAGACAATTCACCATATGCTGTCAAAACAATTCTGGGATGGACTGTGAATGGGCCTATCAGAGGACAAGAGGATGTTGCAGCAAACCATTTCTGTGAAACGAATATCAGTCAAGAGAGGATGCTTGTGCAACAGTACAATGTGTGTTTTCCTGAACGTTTCTGTATTAGAAATTGGAAATGTCAGTCGTAGTCAAAAAAGTTCATGGACAAAGTATCAAATCCTGTGCATAATTAGGGGGGACACTAATACATTAAGTTGCCAACAAAAGACTCAGTGATAAGGATGCTTAACAATAGGGACACAGCAGTCCAGCGTGCACTCACCGTCAAGAAAAAGCTCAGCAGGAATCATGACTTTCACACAAGCGGcaccctccagtctaaaaataagagtccaatgcggaagtgttaaaagctgcagttcatcgaggatccccttgaggctggctctggaagtactggaagtcccATACACattaatgggaaaaagatgatctttacagcagaaataaacatgtttacagcctgctataaaagacaagtgtagtctggatagctaatttctctatcagctcaaactgtgagagtggtgaatttttttctaatgaggCAATtaagaagatattgagattacaagtcttccaatgagaggcacagctgcctgtgggaacaatgcagctgttggctaggaggctcaaactccccctctttaagtcacactggctcgacagaagcaatatggctgctgccgacgattggtctcaaaacagcttttcagaaacagatgggtgacgtcacggatactacgtccatattttatacattctatgcTTTCACAAAGTATATTCTGACGGCATCACAGACATGTTGGAAATGGGAAATGCAGTCAAAGTTTCAGAAGCACAGCAGGATGGAAAAGTCTGGTATATTTCGCATCATGGGgtttaaccatagactatataaaatatggacgtagtatccgtgacgtcacccctaatccttaccctaaccctaatcataaccccaaccctaaccctaaccctaatcacaacactaaccctaaacccaatcacaatcctaacccaaaccctaaccctaatcataaccccaaccctaaccctaaccctaaacccaccctaatcataaccctaccctaatcacaaccctaccctaatcacaaccctaccctaatcacaaccctaccctaatcacaaccctaccctaatcacaaccctaaccctaatcataaccctaaccctaatcataaccctaccctaatcataaccctaccctaatcacaaccctaccctaatcacaaccctaccctaatcacaaccctaaccctaatcataaccctaaccctaatcataaccctaccctaatcataaccctaccctaatcacaaccctaaccctaatcataaccctaaccctaatcataaccctaccctaatcacaaccctaccctaatcacaaccctaccctaatcataaccctaaccccaatcataaccctaccctaatcacaaccctaccctaatcacaaccctaaccctaatcataaccctaaccctaatcataaccctaccctaatcataaccctaccctaatcacaaccctaccctaatcacaaccctaccctaatcataaccctaaccccaatcataaccctaccctaatcacaaccctaccctaatcacaaccctaaccctaatcataaccctaaccctaatcataaccctaccctaatcataaccctaccctaatcacaaccctaaccctaatcataaccccaccctaatcataacctaaccacaaccctaccctaatcataaccctaccctaatcataaccccaccctaatcataaccctaaccctaatcataacctaaccacaaccctaccctaatcataaccctaaccctaattacaaccctaccctaatcataaccccaccctaatcataaccctaccctaatcataaccctaccctaatcataaccctaaccctaatcataaccctaaccctaatcataaccctaccctaatcataaccctaaccctaatcataaaccccaaccctaaccctaaccctaaacccaatcacaaccctaaccctaatcataaccctacccttatcataaccctaaccctaatcataaccctaccctaatcataaccctaaccctaatcacaaccctaatcataaacctaccctaatcataatcctaacccaaatcataaccctaaccctaatcataatcctaaccctaatcataaccctaatcataaacctaccctaatcataatcctaacccaaatcataaccctaaccctaatcataatcctaaccctaatcacaaccctaccctaatcataacccaaaccctaatcatagagagagagagagagacagagacagagacagagagagagagagagagagagagagagagtctgtgtctgcctgtcacagcctgagggaggCACCATCCCcaggtgtttgattttgggtgggggTTTTGTGATCGTGCctcatcgggtgaggacattgagttATGCTGTACAGGTAATCcttcattaatgcgtatagaatatgtaatatatgtaatATGTGGTTGATATGTacgtgatgaatataatatgaaatgaatatggtgtgtgattaatgtatatgtggTGAGTGTAaagtgttgtgaatatatataatgtattgtatgaatttGTGGGTTATGTCTTACCCATAGGTCTTGcccgaagaagaagaaaaaaaggaagaaggagaagaggtccaattagaagaagaagaagaagaagaagaagaagaagaagaagaagcagaagcagaagcagaagaagaagaagaagaagaagaagaagaagaagaagaagaagcagaagaagaagaagaagaagaagaagaagaagaagaagaagaagaagaagaagaagaagaagaagaagaagaagaagaagaagaagaagaagaagaagaagaagaagcatttaCTGCAGTGTGGCACTGGGCGGCGCAGGAGCGTCTGTGCTACcggaaaacaacagcagaagaagaagcgaGGGTAGTTGTGAAACATGCTGATGGTGCTGGACACATTTCTTTGATTATGTACATGTGTTCAGTTAATAATCAGAGTCGTGCTCGCTCCTCGAAGTTGTACATCGTCACGAAGAATCTGACTTGATCAAGCTGAAGAAATGAGCTCGGTCAGACAGGAAGGTAAGCATCTTTGCTAGCCTGCTAAAGCTAAATCTGAAGTTGATCATAGTGTGAATCAAAAATGAATGTTGGTGTAAAACCCTGttcttaaaaatgtgtaaacaaATGTCTTACTGAGGGAAAACAATTGCCACTGTTATCACATGTAGTTACCTCGAGTGTTGTAGTTTACAGGGCTGTAAGCTAACAATAACAACAGAGTAGTAACCTTGAACAGCATACATAGTGACATATGTAGCAATGATCCTACAATGGCTcaccttaaggtgcatttcagaGAAAGTCACATTGAGTCATAAATGGATGTCAaggatttgtttatttatttatgtatttttaaccaatatgtttgagttttttaaacatttccaaagacacaattacaattaaagaaattctaaggaaaaaaataataaaaaatatatatacattcacatgcacatatatacgcatatataaaattaaaaaaaacaaataaacaaaaaaaacccaaaaaaaaacccttaattacaaaatgttacaacattatTATGGTCTGTATTAACTAAAGATAACCAAAGGGAGTACATTGCCAGAGATGATTTGTTTATCACAAATATTCTGTCCGAAAACAGTTTCTGCAAAAACGACCAATATTACAGACATTGCCAACTCTTTCCCAGCCTAGTTCAATATGTGTGACAAATCCTTAtctttaagaaaaataataaaaaggccCCAGACACCGTCAATAACCCTTGTTTGTCCTTAAGTGTATATGTTATCTTTTACAGAGTCAAGCACAAAGACATTTCATTAAACCACCGTGTAATATTCGGCCTACCACTGTTTTTCCATGTTAATGCTATTGTTCTTTTAGCCTGTAATATGCAGAGGTCTACAAAGACTTGTTCCCTTCGGGTCATATTATGTCCTTTTGGGTAGATACCAAGAAGAACAAACTTTGGTTCTACAGCTAATTGAAAGGATAAAAACTCCTGCATTACACGTCCGACTTCATCCCAAAACTCCTTTATCTTTGGACATTTCCATATGCAATGGTAAGGGGATTTATTTAATTGCTATCAAAGCACACTGTGAGGTACACATACTTTATTTAAGTGCTAGCATTTTAAGAGTACCAAGAATCCTGACTTGAAAGGGGAACATTCCTCCTGTAACCCATTACAATTATTTAACAACTTTAACAAATGTGGCAATCAAGTGTgttataaaatatgttttcaacACTTCAAACAAGGTAAGGTACCTttgtagcttaaaaaaaaaaatgtccaagcTCGTCTCACACTGTTTCTCAATCACCCCATCTCCTTTTGTGTCACTTTTTCAGCCAACATAAATGTCAAAGCCAATATTCTCCAAAAATATTAACTGCAGATGTCCTGAAAAAGCCTCTGTGTTAATTTAGGTGCCATTGGACTTGTCACTGATGTTTTGTATGTcttcacttttaacattttacactctAGGTAAAGATCAAATCATCTTTGTAACCAAAGAGGATCATGCGACACCCAGCAATGCTGAACTTGTAGAGGAAGATCCAAATGACCCATACGAGGAGCGAGGTGAGGAGCATTTAACCCTCAATGGGAACCTAATGCCTGGAGCTCAGGTGTACTTCCTGTTACTTTATTAACTGCATATTAACTTATACGTAATTTCTCATTTCAGGTCTGATTCTTCCCAGTGGGGAAATCAACTGGAACTGCCCATGCCTGGGGGGGATGGCCAGTGGTCCCTGTGGAACTGAATTTAAGGGGGCCTTCTCCTGTTTCCACTATAGtaaggaggaggtgaagggatCGGAGTGCTTGGAGCAGTTCAGGTCCATGCAGGAGTGTATGCAGCGTTACCCTGAACTTTATCCACAGGAAGACGAGAAGGAGCCAAAACAGCAAACATCAGAAACAGTCCAAACCTCAGAAGACTCTGCATCTGTGGAAACATCAGGTGTAAACTCGACATCGGTCACTGAGAAAGACTCTAACATCACACAACCCAACACAGAGAATTCAGTGGAAAGTTAATAATGTGCTCTTAAAAGAATGCTGGCAACAGGGTTCTAAAGTCCAACTGAAATTAcatttagaagaagaagaacgtactttattaatccccagtgggaaattcaattttttcactcgtgttatttttcagtcatgctacacgcagtttttttttttggtatatacatacaatgcacacacatgcagtgaacatgcacttagggagagatgtcagagtgaggatgctgccatcaaccagcgcaccccaagcagttgggggtttggtgtcTTGCTAAAGGGCAGCTCGGCAGTGCCCatgcaagtgaaccagcacctctccatccaccagtccacttgcaaaactttgtccatactgggactcgaaccggcgatccttcggttcccaagtcaaatcccaagtccctatggactgagctactgccgcccattTTTAGCCATTTTGTCGTCAAAATcacttaaacatatttttatttttaatttacagtAAGTATAAAAACTATATAGTCTAAGGGGCAGAGGTGTCTGTGTCATATAGACTTCCAAGGTCAGACTGAGTGTTTGACGTGAGAACAGGTGACTaagtagaaaaagaaaatagcCTGCAAACTGACAATAGCAGTGTGCTTTTCCTCAGTAGATGTTTCAGCTGAGGCTTAAGACGAGAATTGAGTTCATGTTTGTAATTTAGGTCGGGAGGAGAATTAAGCAGGACCACATAGGTTTACTGCATTATGCAAATAGTCATAAAGCCCTTAATCCAGGTttggcttttgttttgttctcagaGAGGAATGTTGAACATGTTGTTTAAGGCCCAGTCAtaccttgacgatttagccagtgTATGCGTATAAAAAGATTGGCGAGTACGCTGGCGTACGTTGCATAAGTTATAAGTAAGTTTTGTTGAAGTTAAGAGCAAgctgaagcacgctggtataTGTCATAGTAACTTCAGCCAAAGTTTTGAAATCAGGGAACATTTCTCCAAGTGAAGTGATCAGAAATCGACAAGACTCTCTGAACGAGGGGTTTCCTGATCCCACAAGCACTCGCTTCAGCGGGAGGAAATCCCACAGCATGTGCTCCTTCTGCACCACTGGTTCAGCTGCACTGGTCTGTGACCCGTAATGGTCACAGACCACTCCAAAGCCTCCTGTCCATAACTCATCAATGCGCTGTTAGCACCCGGATAGTGAGATGCATTGAGTACGGTGTCCAGGTCAGAGTTGATGCTCAGATGCTCTGATGGGAATATTTTTTCTCTGCCTCACCTGGCCCATTCACAAAGTCTTCCAGGCTGACCACAGTCTTGCTGTCAATCAAAATGACAGATGGCCTTCAGAtttttctgtccctgttttAAAGAAAGCGGAAAGTATTCGGTTAACCGTGCTTGGAGCCCTCAGTCAGTGTCAAATAGCAGAGGCTCTGAAACAGCAACTGAAGCAAGCATGTCGGAGTCTGgtggtgttcaacgataaagctgctgttgttgaattaaatgaagttcaaaatgttaagtgtaacttcttgtaaagaccagaggctgtgttcctgctggtttccctcctctgacactctccactgctcatcatgttcttacaaagagaggtCGCATAGTTTTTGATAACACAAGTACTTAAGTCACCAAAGCAAGTGCATCTAATTTCAAAACTTATACACTGTCATTAACAAGCGGcagcctttttatacactttGTCTGCATTATTAAGCTGCAGCAcgctttgcacaagtggactatagttgggcatCAGTTATGAATATGCTATCTATATgcccaaaataaaaataaaacattgataaTTCAGCGTGTCAGCGCGTACGTTGGgaaaacgctggctaaatcatcaaggtgtgacagggccctTGCTGAAAAAGAGGACATTAAACTTCAGTTGGACTTTAAACCTTGTATAGTGAATAGTAAGCAAAGCTTGTTTaatgttaaagaaaaatatatcgCCCCAGAGGGTTTAAATTTAATACTGCCTTTGGGTTTACACCAAAGAATCAAAGGTTGTTTTAATTCAGTCAATAGCTTAGAGGACCAAGCAGGGTAAACACACTGACATGTACTTTTTCAATTTCTCAAGAGTGACAGATCTACTTAATTGTGCTGAAATGAaccataaaacatgtttttttaattacaattctcttttttattcaatGATCTGTTTAACACTGTTAAAATAGATCACTTAAAACATgcatcatttgtttatttattttaatatgaaACTTTAACTCAAAGTGTATGTTGACAATGTTACCAGTGAATTCTTAAATTTACAAAATTGTGAAGAATGAACTGAAAAAAAGAACCTTTTAATGTGGGATCTTGTATGATGTGTTTTCACTGTTGCTGTCTGCCCTGTGTGACTACATTTTATCTGCTAACTTATTACAAGACTCAACACATTTACCTCAACTGAACTTAAAAGGTTACTTTATGTTTAACACTTGACTGGTTGAAGTGACTTTGAGTGAATATTCTTGAAagttttataataaaatatgtttttgatcCTTGTTAGGAACTTTTGTTGTTTGTCAACAATTAAATAAAGAGTGATGTGATCATTAGATCACATTCAATAGTTTAACAGTTATAATTAGTCACTTGGTTATTGTTACATGTCTGCAAGCTGCATGACATGAtggtcagaggtcatggacagggacactaacaGAAAGAAACTAATaaccctcaaatacaaacaaatgtaaggcctttggggtctaaaaggtggagtAGAGATGTAAAGCTCCACAGTCACCCACTAATTCTACTACAAAGAGTAGACAAACTAAGGAACAGGCCTAAACCAACTGTAATCTGAAaaaaactctcctgagagatcaatcctctttttGATTATCCTTTTgtcaccctccttccctccacaacacatctacaaacatacacactctctcaaCACACTCTTCAAACCAAACCCAGCgaaaacaactgaaggtgttgtcttctctgttgcacacacctaactgagggaaaggagctccttttattgagcagccaggctgataagctcaagctgggtgcaatgagggcaggtgctctTAATAATGGGCTCGTTAGGAGCCCTTGAGGTCTGagactacctccatctgtaacaGTTATTTTGTTCATTACTTAGGTGCAAACTATTGACCATTTTAAGCTTGCTGACAAATAGGTTGAACAGAATTATGtacagttgcaagaaaaagtaCGTGAACCCTTTGGAATTACCTGGATTTCTGCATAAATTGGTCATAAAATGCTCTGATCTACATCTAAGTcccaacaatagacaaacacagtctgcttaaactaataccacaaaaaatatatatgtctTCATGATTTTATTGACCACACCATGTAAACCTTTCCAGGGTGGAAAAAGTGTGTGAACCCTTGGGTTTAATAACTGGTGGACCCTTTTTTGGCAGCAAAAACCTCAACCAAACGTTTTCTGTAGATGCAGATCAGACCTGTACAATGGTCAGGAGGAATTTTGGACCATTACTCTTTACAAAACTAGTTCAGCAATATTCTTGGGATGTCTGGTGTGAATCGCTCTCTTGAGGTCATGCCACAGCAGATCAATCGGGTTGAGGCCAAAATCTGACAGAGCCACTCCAGAAGGTGTATTTTCATCTGTTGAAGCCATTCTGATGTTGGTTgggtgctttgggtcattgtcctgttgcaTCACCCATCTTCTGTTGAGCAtcaattgataataataataataataatatactttatttatatagcacttttcaatacaagtaacaaagtgctttacagtgggcaataaaaacaagcttaaaaatactacaaacttaaaaaaaaacaggcccttaaaatcagagctaaaattaaataaaatcacataataaaagctttcctgtaaaaatgtgtcttgagtaatgacataaaacaaaggactgactctgcaagtctgatctcctttGGCAGGCTGTTCctaggagccctgactgaaaacgccctgtcccctttggttttcagtcaggTCCATGGCCTTaagttctcctgcaaaatgtctTGATAAACTTGGGAATTCATTTTCAATCGATGATAGCAATCTGTCCAAGCCCTGAGGCAGCAAAGCAGCCCCAAACCATGATGCCCCCTCCACCATCCTTCACAGTTGGGATGGAGTTGTGATATTGGTGTGCTGTGCCTTTATTTCTTAACACATAGTGTTGTGTGTTCCTTTTAAGTAACTCAACTTTGGTTTCATCTGTCCACAGAATATTTTGCCAGTAGTGCTTTGGAACATCCAGGTGATCTTTTGCAAACCTCAAACGTGCAGCAATAATTGTTTTGGACAGCAGTGGCTTCCTCCTAGGCGTCCTCCCATGAATCCCATTCCTTTCAGTGTTTAACGTATTGTAGATTCGTCAACAGAGATGTTAGCATGTGCCAGAGATTTCTGTAAGTCTTTATCTAACACTCTAGGATTCTTCTTCACCTCATAGGGCATTCTGTGCTCTTGCAGTCATCTTTACAGGACAGCCACCCCTAGGGAGAGCGGCAACAGTGCTGAACTGTCTCCATTTATAGAAAATTTGTCTTACTGTAGAAGATGATCAAGGCTTTTAGAGATACTCATGTAAACCTATCCAGCTTTATGCAAGTCAACAATTCTTAATTGTAGGTATTCTGAGAGCTCTTTTGTGCAAGGTATGGTTCACATCAGGCAATGCTTTTTGAAAATAGCGAACTCAAAACTGGTATGTGTTTTTTATAGTGCAGGGCAGCTTTAACCAACACCACCAATCTCTTATTGATTGGACACCAGGTAGGCAGACTTCAGACTCAAATTAGCTATTAGAGAAGTAATTAGCCtaggggttcacatactttttccaccctgcattgtgaatgtttacatggtgtggtcaataaaaacatgaaaacatatattttttttgtggtattagtttaagcagactgtgtttgtctattgttgggACTTAGATGTAGATCAGAGCACATTTTATGACCAATTTATGCAGAAATCCAGGTAATtccaaagggttcacatactttttatGCTAAAGTGAGCTTTTCCAGTCTTTCTGGCTACTTAGAGCACTTTGTACACCACTCATCACATTCTCccaatcacatcacattcaTAAACTCATAGCATAATTTGCCATaataagggaccatcagtattagctaatctttTTCATCAATTCACACAATATTGACAAtgtgggattgaaccgccagcCCTCTGCTCAGGAGACAACG
This window contains:
- the LOC117820075 gene encoding mitochondrial intermembrane space import and assembly protein 40-like; protein product: MSSVRQEGKDQIIFVTKEDHATPSNAELVEEDPNDPYEERGLILPSGEINWNCPCLGGMASGPCGTEFKGAFSCFHYSKEEVKGSECLEQFRSMQECMQRYPELYPQEDEKEPKQQTSETVQTSEDSASVETSGVNSTSVTEKDSNITQPNTENSVES